The Ramlibacter algicola genome segment CGAGTAGATCTTGGTGGCGGCCATCACGCCGATGTTCTCGGCGTACGTCGTCACGCCGGTGCCGCCGGCGCCACCGCTGATCACGGTCGCGACGCCGTCACCGATGAACGCGCGGCCCATGTACTGGTCGAGGTTGCGGCCCGTCATCGCGGTCACCGCCTTGATGTGGCCCAGGTTCTCGGCCACCAGGATGATGGCCACCGGCGCGATCAGCAGCATGGCCTGGCCGGTGAACTGCGGCGCCACAAAGGCCGGCATGCCGATCCAGGCGGCGTTGGCGATGCCGGAGAAATCGATCGGCTTGCCCAGGCCCATGCCGTTGGCCAGCACCGCGTAGATCACGCTGGCGAGGATCAGGCCGACCAGGATCAGCAGCCGCTGCACCATGCCGCGCGTGAACACGGCCACCAGCGCGACGCTGACGAAGGTGACGACCTGCATCCATGAATCGAAGTTGCTGGCCGCCATGTTCTTGATCGGCACGCCCGCCAGGTTCAGGCCGATCACGGCGACGACGGCGCCGGTGACCACCGGCGGCATCAGCCGTTCGATCCAGCCCGTGCCTGCGACGTGCACGATGGCGCCGATCACCGCGTACACCAAACCGCAGGCGATGATGCCGCCCAGCGCCAGCGCGATGTTCGCGTTCGGTCCCTTGCCCGCATAGGACGTCGCCGCGATCACCACGCCGATGAAGGCGAAGCTGGAGCCCAGGTAGCTGGGCACGCGACCGCCGGTGATCAGGAAGAACACCAGCGTGCCGATGCCGCTCATGAGGATCGCGAGGTTGGGGTCGAACCCCATGAGCAGCGGTGCCAGCACGGTGGCGCCGAACATCGCGATCACGTGCTGCACGCCCATCGCGCCCGTCTGCAGCCAGGGCAGGCGCTCGTCGGGCGCGATCACGCCGCCTTGCGCCAGCACCTGGCCCGGTTTCTCCGTCCACGCGAACAGTCCCATCTCCGCTCCTCGATTTGTTGAAGTGCGGCGATGCTAAGCGGCGCGCGCGGCGCCGCCAAGCACGCGGGGGACGATCGTCAGGCGGTGCGCAGGAACGCGACGACTTCCTCGACCACGCAAGGGTCGGCGAGCAGCTTGCGGTGGCCCAGGCCTTCGGTCGGGACCAGCCTCGCATTCCAGATCTCGCGCTCGAAGGCTTCGCCATGCGCGAACGGGTTCACGCGGTCCTGGCGGTCGTGCACCACCAACGTCGCGGCGCGGATGCGCGGGCCGACCGCGGGCGGTTCGAAGTGCGCCATCAGCACCCCTTCGCGCGCCTCGATGTACGCCTGCAGCGCCGCACGCGTCGACTCCCACAGGCCGAACACCTGGGCGAAGAAGCGCGTGTAGTCGCGCGCCGAGGCCGGCGGGGCCAGCAGCACCAGCCTGGGCGCCGTCATCGCGCGGGCCGACGCATACGCGGCCGCATTGGCGCCGAGCGAGTGGCCGACCACCGCGTGCAGCACGCGACCTTGCGCCTGCAGGCGCGCCGCCACGTACTCGACGGCGCGTGCGAACTGCGGCAGGTTGCTGGCGCTTCCCGCGCTCGCGCCATGCGCGGGCAGGTCGACCAGCACCGGGCGCAGTCCGGCGCGGTCGATCGCCTGCGCCAGCGCGAGCAGCTGGTGGGCCTGCCCGCCCCAGCCGTGCACCAGCAGCACGACGGGGCTGCCGTCGTCCTCGCGGCGCGGCTCGTACAACGTCAGGCCGCCGTCCTCGAACGGCCAGGCCTGCTGCTGCCAGCCGTCGCCCCACCGGGGCGCGCGGCGCAGCCAGCGCGGCGGCAGTGGCGTGCCGAAGACGCGGAAGGCCACGCGCACGGCGAGCGACGGCCACAGCCGCTGGGTCGTGCGCAAGGCGAGGCGGGACAGGCGCATGCCCGGCGTGGGGCGGTAGAACGCCGTCGCGGCGTCGGCGGTGGTGCTGCGGGTCATGGCGCGCACTCCGTTCAGAAGAACACCATGTCGTCGTTGCTGCGCGGCAGGTCGCGCAGCGATTCGATCGCCGCGCGGGCGGCGCGCCAGCCGCCATAAGCGGCGGCCAGGAGCAGGATCATCAGCATCTCGGGTCCTTTCTTCGCACGTTTGTGCGAAATTCGGGTGAACGGGGGGGGCAAGGTCTTGTCTCCTGGAATGTCAGGCGCGGTACGTCGACAGCAGCCGCTGCCAGGTCGCCTGGGCGCGGTCCGCCGCCCGGGCGTCGCGCAGGAATCGGGCGTCGTGGATCTCCACGAGGATCAGCGCGTAGAGCTCGCTGACCAGTTGTTCCGGGTCGGTGTCGGTGCGCAGGTGGCCGGCATCGATGGCCTGCAGCACGCTGCGCCGCAGCGCCGCGCGCCAGCGCACGACCTCGCCGTGCAGGTGGTCGCGCAGGGGACCTTCGCGGTCGTCCAGTTCGAAGGCGCCGGCCGAGAAGATGCAGCCGGTGCGCGTCTCGACGTCGCGGGTGCGCCCGATCCAGCGCTGCACGATCGCTTCCAGCCGCGGCAGGCCCTTGGGCTGCTGCATCGCCGGCACGAACACGTCGTCCAGGAAGTGACGGCCCCATTCGTCGATGACCGCCTTCTGCAGCGTCTCCAATGAACCGATGCGCGAAAACACGCCGCTCTTGGACAGCCCGACGCTGTCGGCCACGGCCTGCACCGTGAGCGACTCCAGCCCTTCGCGGCCAGCCAGCTCCATCGCGGCGCCGACGATGGCGGCGCGCGTGAGCTCGGCTTTCTGGGTCTTGGCGTCCATGCGGCGCACTTTAGCACGATCGTCCGAAAAGGCGATCCCCCTGCTTGGCGCGGGTGCAATCGCTTGTCCACGCCGTGCAAACCCCGGCTGCGGCAGCGCAGCAGCGCCGGTACGCTTGACGGCATGCAAGACCGCCTTCCTCCGCGCGTTCCCCAGATCCGGCTGTACCAGGAGTGGCTCGAGCGCGAGCGCGGCCTGTCCTTCGACAGCTACGGCGCCCTGTGGCGCTGGTCGGTGGAGAACCTGGACGCGTTCTGGGCCAGCATCTGGGATTGTTTCGGCATCGCCTCGCCCACGCCGTACCGGGCTGTGCTGGCCGATGCGCGCATGCCGGGCGCGCAGTGGTTCCCTGGCGCGCAGGTGAACTACGCCGCGCAGGTGTTCCGCCACGTCGAAGCGGCTCACGCCGCCGGCTTCCCGGCCATCGTGAGTCGCAACGAGCGCGGCTTGCACCGCGAACTGTCCTGGCCCGAGCTGCGCCGCCAAGCCGCGTCGCTGGCGCTGCACCTGAAGGCGCAGGGGCTGCGCCCGGGTGATCGGGTGGCGGCCTACCTGCCCAACGTGCCGGAGGCGATGGTCGCGTTCCTGGCGGTCAGCAGCCTGGGCGGGGTGTGGAGCATCTGCGCGCCCGACATGGGCACGAACGCGGTGCTCGACCGCTTCCGCCAGATCGAGCCGAAGGTGCTGATCGCCTGCGACGGCGTGACCTATGGCGGCAAGGACCACGACCGCAGCGCCGTCGTCGCCGAGTTGCGCGACGCGCTACCGAGCGTGCGGCACGTCGTGGGGCTGCACGTGCTCGATCGCGGCGGCTCGCCGAGCCGGCTGCGATGCGACGCGTGGTTCGACGATGCCGTCGCACGTGGCGGCGCCGAGGTCGATGCGTTCACGCCCACTTGGCTGCCGTTCGACCATCCGGTGTGGATCGTCTATTCGAGCGGCACGACCGGCCTGCCCAAGCCGATCGTGCACGGGCAGGGCGGCATCCTGCTGGTGATGCTGGCGCACACCGTGCTGCACAGCGACCTTGGTTGCAGCTACCACCCCAACACCTGGGGCGAGTCTTCCACTGGTACAGCTCGACGGGCTGGGTGATGTGGAACGCGCAGATGGCGGGGCTACTGAACGGCACCACCTGCTGCCTGTACGACGGCAACCCGGGCGGCTCCAAGGACGCGCCGGACTGGACGACGCTGTGGCGCTTCGGTGCCGAGGTCGGCGCGACCTTCTTCGGCGCCGGCGCGGCCTTCTTCGCCAACTGCATGAAGGCCAACGTCGACCTGTCGCGCCTCCCGGGCCTGCGCAGCGTGCGTGCGCTGGGCACCACCGGATCGCCGCTGTCGGAGGACGTGCAACGCTGGATCGACGGCCAGTTCGCCAAGCTGGGCACGCCCAAGATGTGGTGGTCCAACATTTCCGGTGGCACCGACTTCGCCGGCGCCTTCGTCGGCGGCAACCGCGAACTGCCGCTGGTGCCCGGCCAGATGCAGTGCCGCCTGCTGGGGTGCTCGGTGGAGGCGTGGAACGAGAGCGGTCAGGCGGTGGTCGACGAAGTCGGCGAACTGGTGTGCACGCGGCCGATCCCGTCGATGCCTCTTTACCTGTGGAACGACCCGAACAACCAGCGCTACCTGGCTTCGTACTTCGACACCTGGCCCGGCATCTGGCGCCATGGCGACTGGCTGCGCATCGGCCGCGACGGCCAGTGCGTGATCTACGGACGCAGCGACGCCACCATCAACCGGCACGGCTTGCGCCTGGGCACCAGCGAGCTGTATTCCGCCGTCGAAGCGCTGCCCGAGGTGCTCGATTCGCTGATCGTCGACCTCGAGTACCTGGGCCGCGAGAGCTGGATGCCCTTGTTCGTCGTGCTGCGCCCCGGCGTGCAATTGGACGACACGCTGCGGGCGCGCATCGGCGCCGCCATCCGCTCATCGGTCAGCCCGCGCTTCGTGCCGGACGCGATCTACCAGGTGCCGGAGGTGCCGCGCACGCTGTCGGGCAAGAAGCAGGAGCTGCCGGTCAAGAAGCTGCTGCTCGGCCAGCCGGTCGAGAAGGTGGTGAATCGGGAGGCGATGGCCAACCCGGCGGCGATGG includes the following:
- a CDS encoding TetR/AcrR family transcriptional regulator, whose protein sequence is MDAKTQKAELTRAAIVGAAMELAGREGLESLTVQAVADSVGLSKSGVFSRIGSLETLQKAVIDEWGRHFLDDVFVPAMQQPKGLPRLEAIVQRWIGRTRDVETRTGCIFSAGAFELDDREGPLRDHLHGEVVRWRAALRRSVLQAIDAGHLRTDTDPEQLVSELYALILVEIHDARFLRDARAADRAQATWQRLLSTYRA
- a CDS encoding alpha/beta fold hydrolase; amino-acid sequence: MTRSTTADAATAFYRPTPGMRLSRLALRTTQRLWPSLAVRVAFRVFGTPLPPRWLRRAPRWGDGWQQQAWPFEDGGLTLYEPRREDDGSPVVLLVHGWGGQAHQLLALAQAIDRAGLRPVLVDLPAHGASAGSASNLPQFARAVEYVAARLQAQGRVLHAVVGHSLGANAAAYASARAMTAPRLVLLAPPASARDYTRFFAQVFGLWESTRAALQAYIEAREGVLMAHFEPPAVGPRIRAATLVVHDRQDRVNPFAHGEAFEREIWNARLVPTEGLGHRKLLADPCVVEEVVAFLRTA
- a CDS encoding solute carrier family 23 protein is translated as MGLFAWTEKPGQVLAQGGVIAPDERLPWLQTGAMGVQHVIAMFGATVLAPLLMGFDPNLAILMSGIGTLVFFLITGGRVPSYLGSSFAFIGVVIAATSYAGKGPNANIALALGGIIACGLVYAVIGAIVHVAGTGWIERLMPPVVTGAVVAVIGLNLAGVPIKNMAASNFDSWMQVVTFVSVALVAVFTRGMVQRLLILVGLILASVIYAVLANGMGLGKPIDFSGIANAAWIGMPAFVAPQFTGQAMLLIAPVAIILVAENLGHIKAVTAMTGRNLDQYMGRAFIGDGVATVISGGAGGTGVTTYAENIGVMAATKIYSTAVFVVAALIAILLGFSPKFGAVIQAIPLPVMGGVSIVVFGLIASAGAKIWVDNRVDFSDNRNLLVAAITLVLGTGDFTLKFGGFALGGIGTATFGAILLWALLGRGRGTGSMVAAGDAPVR